A region of Mugil cephalus isolate CIBA_MC_2020 chromosome 3, CIBA_Mcephalus_1.1, whole genome shotgun sequence DNA encodes the following proteins:
- the gramd2aa gene encoding GRAM domain-containing protein 2A isoform X3, translating into MTHTDTSGVHFGVCLSNRYEYQAVTSAAPFQLSLPRFQLIEDLSYEDVKKCYRGSTVSKYNSQYHKLFQCVPKDEILMKVYSCALLRDILLQGRLYISRNWLCFYANLFGKDIKVAIPVVSVRLVKKHKTAGLVPNGLAITTDTGQKYVFVSLLSRDSVYDVLRRICTHLQVNGKSLSLKQFMEEPTLSLDEFPTPDEFPVVDEFPSVLKWRRKPSVVSVSSSLPDLLGNSTSSLSAADTPFKSEQPLEERALQTDRGLLSEPVAELGQMEYQLLKFFTLLIILLILSSCYLAFRVCSLEQQLSFLSNPNLPLRER; encoded by the exons GAGTTCATTTCGGTGTCTGCCTTAGCAACAGATATGAGTATCAGGCTGTGACATCTGCTGCTCCGTTCCAACTATCCCTCCCGAG GTTTCAGCTGATCGAAGACCTGTCATATGAAGATGTGAAGAAATGCTACAGGGGCTCG ACTGTCAGCAAGTACAACTCGCAGTACCACAAACTGTTCCAGTGTGTGCCCAAGGATGAGATCCTCATGAAAG TGTACTCCTGTGCTCTTCTCAGAGATATCCTTCTACAAGGCCGACTCTACATTTCCAGGAACTGGTTGTGTTTCTATGCCAATCTTTTCGGCAAGGACATCAAG GTGGCGATCCCTGTCGTTTCTGTGAGGCTGGTGAAGAAGCACAAAACAGCAGGCCTCGTACCCAATGGCTTGGCTATCACCACAGACACCGGCCAGAAG tatgtatttgtgtctctgctgtcaaGAGACAGCGTATATGACGTCCTGCGCAGGATCTGCACGCACCTACAG gTCAACGGGAAGAGCCTGAGCTTGAAGCAGTTCATGGAGGAGCCGACCTTATCGCTG GACGAGTTCCCGACTCCAGACGAGTTCCCGGTGGTCGACGAATTCCCGTCAGTGTTAAAGTGGAGAAGGAAACCCTCGGTGGTGTCGGTGTCGTCATCCCTCCCTGACCTCCTGGGGAActccaccagcagcctgagcGCCGCAGACACACCCTTCAAATCAGAGCAGCCGCTCGAAG agcgagctctgcagacagacaggggTCTTTTATCAGAGCCAGTGGCAGAGCTGGGCCAGATGGAGTACCAGCTGCTCAAGTTCTTCACCCTGCT TATCATTCTCCTCATCCTGTCGTCGTGCTACTTGGCCTTTCGTGTGTGCagtctggagcagcagctgtctTTCCTCAGTAACCCAAATCTGCCTCTGAGAGAGAG GTAA
- the senp8 gene encoding sentrin-specific protease 8, giving the protein MDPVVLSYKDSLLRRSDVSLLEGPCWLNDQVIGFAFEYFAAERFGVLGEAIVFISPEVTQFIKCASCPDELALFLEPLDLSSRHWVFLAVNDNSNQTAGGSHWSLLLYHHSSNHFSHYDSQNGSNSLHARRIASKLEPFFGAGRKALFVEEHCPSQQNSYDCGMYVICIAEALCEKAKVEGSPNLPVQTITPAYITQKRAEWCRLIQSLAQNDLSCPLPLP; this is encoded by the coding sequence ATGGACCCTGTAGTTCTGAGCTACAAGGACAGCCTGCTGCGGCGCTCTGATGTGTCCTTACTGGAGGGACCTTGCTGGCTCAACGACCAGGTCATTGGTTTTGCCTTTGAATATTTTGCTGCCGAGCGCTTCGGAGTCCTGGGAGAGGCCATCGTCTTCATCAGCCCAGAGGTCAcgcagttcatcaagtgtgcATCCTGCCCCGATGAGTTGGCCCTCTTTTTGGAGCCGCTGGATCTGTCGTCTCGTCACTGGGTTTTCCTCGCTGTGAACGACAACTCCAACCAGACGGCTGGGGGATCCCACTGGAGCCTTTTGCTCTACCATCACAGCTCCAACCACTTTTCCCACTATGACTCTCAAAATGGCAGCAATTCACTGCACGCGCGTCGAATTGCCAGCAAGTTGGAGCCTTTCTTTGGCGCTGGGAGGAAAGCGTTGTTTGTAGAGGAGCACTGCCCGTCGCAGCAGAACAGCTACGACTGTGGCATGTATGTGATCTGTATCGCAGAGGCCTTGTGCGAGAAGGCCAAGGTGGAGGGCTCGCCAAACCTTCCTGTGCAAACCATCACCCCAGCCTACATCACCCAGAAGAGGGCTGAATGGTGCAGACTGATCCAGAGTCTAGCTCAGAATGACCTCTCCTGCCCTCTGCCTTTACCTTAG
- the gramd2aa gene encoding GRAM domain-containing protein 2A isoform X4, whose translation MTEQQEQSEETGLLPTQDLDPSKDDDTHGHFRFQLIEDLSYEDVKKCYRGSTVSKYNSQYHKLFQCVPKDEILMKVYSCALLRDILLQGRLYISRNWLCFYANLFGKDIKVAIPVVSVRLVKKHKTAGLVPNGLAITTDTGQKYVFVSLLSRDSVYDVLRRICTHLQVNGKSLSLKQFMEEPTLSLDEFPTPDEFPVVDEFPSVLKWRRKPSVVSVSSSLPDLLGNSTSSLSAADTPFKSEQPLEERALQTDRGLLSEPVAELGQMEYQLLKFFTLLIILLILSSCYLAFRVCSLEQQLSFLSNPNLPLRER comes from the exons GTTTCAGCTGATCGAAGACCTGTCATATGAAGATGTGAAGAAATGCTACAGGGGCTCG ACTGTCAGCAAGTACAACTCGCAGTACCACAAACTGTTCCAGTGTGTGCCCAAGGATGAGATCCTCATGAAAG TGTACTCCTGTGCTCTTCTCAGAGATATCCTTCTACAAGGCCGACTCTACATTTCCAGGAACTGGTTGTGTTTCTATGCCAATCTTTTCGGCAAGGACATCAAG GTGGCGATCCCTGTCGTTTCTGTGAGGCTGGTGAAGAAGCACAAAACAGCAGGCCTCGTACCCAATGGCTTGGCTATCACCACAGACACCGGCCAGAAG tatgtatttgtgtctctgctgtcaaGAGACAGCGTATATGACGTCCTGCGCAGGATCTGCACGCACCTACAG gTCAACGGGAAGAGCCTGAGCTTGAAGCAGTTCATGGAGGAGCCGACCTTATCGCTG GACGAGTTCCCGACTCCAGACGAGTTCCCGGTGGTCGACGAATTCCCGTCAGTGTTAAAGTGGAGAAGGAAACCCTCGGTGGTGTCGGTGTCGTCATCCCTCCCTGACCTCCTGGGGAActccaccagcagcctgagcGCCGCAGACACACCCTTCAAATCAGAGCAGCCGCTCGAAG agcgagctctgcagacagacaggggTCTTTTATCAGAGCCAGTGGCAGAGCTGGGCCAGATGGAGTACCAGCTGCTCAAGTTCTTCACCCTGCT TATCATTCTCCTCATCCTGTCGTCGTGCTACTTGGCCTTTCGTGTGTGCagtctggagcagcagctgtctTTCCTCAGTAACCCAAATCTGCCTCTGAGAGAGAG GTAA